The nucleotide sequence GAGGTTGACGGACAACGGCTCACTCCCGAAGAGATCGTTCGGTTCTGCGTCACGCTGGTGGTCGCGGGTAGCGAGACTACGACCTTCCTGATCGGCAACCTGCTGCACGCACTGGCGCGAGAGCCCAAGGTCCAGGCGCGCATTCGCGCCGACCGGACGCTGCTGAACATCTTCGTCGAAGAGACGCTTCGGCTCGACGGGCCTCCGCAGCGCCTGTTTCGCATCGCCACCCGTGACGTCGAGATCGACGGCAAGCTCATCCGTAAAGGCGAGTGGGTGGCGCTGTTCTTCGGCTCGGCCAATCGCGACCCTGCGGTGTTCCCCGACCCCGGGCGAATCGATATCGACCGCCCCAACATTCGCCAGCAGCTGTCGCTGGGTCACGGCCTGCACTTCTGCCTCGGTGCGTCGCTGGCCCGCTTGGAGGTCATGGCGGTGCTCAACGCCGTGCTCGATCGCTACCAAACGATCGCACTGACCGACGACCCCGGCACCAAGCAGACCGCCAGCCTGCTCACACATGCGTATGTCCGTCTGCCGCTTCGTCTCTCATGACCGCCCTTGGCAACGTGTCGCGCAACATCGAGGCGACCAAGACCATCTACGCCGCCGTCCCGGCCGGCGACCTTGACACCGCCGTCGCCCACCTCGATCCAGAGGTGCGAATCACCTATTACGGGACCGAAACCATCCCTTACGCAGGGGATTACCGGGGCATCGAGGAAGCGATGACGTTCTTCGGCAGGGTCGGCCAGACGATCGAGATCCTCGAGATGGAACCGTGGAAGTTCATCGCCCAAGGTGACGACCTCGCCACCTGGGGCCGGCAGCGGTTCCGCCGACTCGCCACCGGCCACGAATGGGAATCGGAGTTCGCGCATATCATCACGCTGCGCGAGGGCCGCTGGTTACACTTCCGCGACTTCATGAATTCGGCTCTCACCCTGCAGGCCTTCTCATGAAAGTCGCAGCGCACCGAACGATCTGCATGGCCGCCGGAATGTGTGTGATGACCGCAGATGCGTTCTTCGACCAGGACGACGACGGCATCGTGCTGCTGGCTTCCGATGAGGTGCCGACCGACCCCGACACCGACCTGGAGCGCAGGGTGCGCAACGCGGTCAAGCTGTGTCCATCGGGGGCGTTGCGCTTGGTATCGGAGTGATCCGATGCGACTCCGCCGGGCCAACCCGACAGGGCGCCGACCAGTCGATCGCACGATATCAACAAAAGACATCACCACATATATATGGCTTATTTCTACGGATTTTACCGACTTTCTCTTTGGTCATCTGCGTATCGTCTATGGACATGATGGGCTTGCGCCGCGTACCCTCACGGATGTCAGTCGTCCACTTCAACCCGCCCGGGGGGCCAGCGTGAGCAAGTCCACCCGACGACACGGCGTCGACCGTCGCTGGAAAGCGGCGCCATGCTGATCGCGATCGACGGAGCGGCCAATCCGGCCTTGCGGCCGGTGCGCGCGATGGGCGACTTCTTCGCGATGACGCTGGACACGTTCGTGGCGATGTTCAGGCCACCTTTCGCGTGGCGTGAATACCTCTTTCAGTGCTGGTTCGTGGCGCGGGTGTCGACACTGCCAGGGGTGTTGATGACGATCCCGTGGGCGGTGATTTCCGGATTCCTCTTCAACGTGTTGCTGACCGACATCGGCGCCGCGGATTTTTCCGGCACCGGTTGCGCAATCTTCACCGTGGACCAGAGCGCCCCGATAGTCACGGTTTTGGTGGTCGCGGGCGCGGGCGCCACCGCCATGTGCGCCGATCTCGGTGCGCGCACCATCCGCGAGGAACTCGATGCGCTTCGGGTGATGGGCATCAACCCGCTTCAAGCGCTGGCGGTGCCAAGGGTGCTCGCGGCCACCACGGTCTCGCTGGCGTTGAGTTCGGTGGTGACCGCGACGGGTCTTATCGGCGCATTCTTTTGCTCGGTATTTCTCATGCACGTCTCGGCGGGTGCGTGGGTGACAGGTCTCACCACGCTTACCCACACCATCGACGTCATCATCTCGATGATCAAGGCGACGTTGTTCGGGCTGATGGCAGGACTCATCGCGTGCTACAAGGGCATGTCGGTGGGGGGTGGCCCGGCCGGCGTCGGCAGAGCGGTGAATGAAACCGTCGTCTTTGCCTTCATCGTCTTGTTCGTCATCAACATCATCGTCACCGCGGTCGGTATGCCGCTCATGGTGTCTTGAGGTGAGGCCATGGCGGTGACGAATCCCATTGTGGGCGAATGGAATCAGATCGGATCGCAGATGCGGTTCTACATCACCACCCTGGCCGGGATCCCCGACGCGGTCATGCACTATCGCAGCGAGCTGATGCGGGTCATCGCCCAAATGGGGTTGGGGGTCGGGACCCTTGCGGTGATCGGCGGAACGGTCGTCATCGTCGGGTTCTTGGCGATGACCACCGGCGCGATCGTGGCGGTGCAGGGCTACAACCAGTTCGCTTCGGTTGGCGTGGAGGCGTTAACCGGTTTTGCGTCAGCCTTTTTCAACACCAGGGAAATTCAGCCGGGAACTGTCATGGTCGCGCTGGCGGCCACCGTCGGCGCCGGGGCCACCGCTCAGCTCGGCGCGATGCGCATCAACGAGGAGATCGACGCGCTGGAGGTGATCGGCATCCGCAGCGTCAGCTACCTGGCGAGCACCCGCGTGCTCGCGGGAGTGGTCGTTGCCGTCCCGCTGTTCTGCGTCGGGCTCATGACGGCCTATCTGGCCGCCCGCGTCGGCACCACGGCCGTCTACGGGCAGGGGACGGGAGTCTACGACCACTACTTCAACACGTTCCTCCGTCCGAGCGACGTGTTGTGGTCTTCGTTTGAAGTCATCGTGGTTGCGCTCATGATCATGCTCTTGTGCACCTATTACGGGTACACCGCGCGGGGCGGACCGGCCGGAGTCGGCGAGGCCGTTGGCCGGGCCGTGCGTGCCTCGATGGTCGTCGCGTCGATCGCGATCGTCATCATGACGCTCGCCATCTATGGTCAATCCCCAAACTTTCACCTGGCGAGCTAGTGGCAATGAGTCGCGGTCCTGGTACACACCGTCTGCACGACGGGTGGTGGGCGCTGCTGCTGTTCGTGCTGATCGGTGTGGTCGTCCTCGTGACGTCGGCGTCCTTCAGCGGCACCTTCCGGTCGTACGTGCCAGTGACGCTGACCTCCGATCGTTCCGGACTGGTGATGGACACCGGCGCCAAGGTCATGATGCGCGGTGTGCAGGTTGGCCGGGTGAGCCGGATCGCCGACGACACCAGTGGGGCCAGCCTCGAGCTCGACATCGACCCCGATCAGATTCGGTATATCCCGGCCAACGTGGAAGCGCGGATCAGTGCCACCACTGCCTTCGGAGCGAAGTTCGTCGACCTGGTGATACCGCCGAACCCCAGTCGCGCTCGGCTGTCCGCCGGGGCGGCGTTGCATTCGAAGAACGTCAGCACCGAGATCAACACGGTCTTCGAAAATGTCGTGGACATTCTCAACATGGTCGATCCGCTCAAACTGAACGCGGTGCTGACCGCGGTGGCCGACGCCGTGCGCGGACAGGGTCAACGGATGGGCGAGGCCACCACCGACCTCAACCAGGTGCTGACCGCACTCAACGCGCGCAGCGAAACCATCCACCAGGATTGGCGATCGCTGAAGCGCTTCAACGACACCTATAGCGCGGCCGCCCAGGACATCCTCAAGATCCTCAACGCCGCCAGCACCACCGGTGCGACCGTCGTGAATCATTCGGCGAAGCTGGATACGTTGCTGCTCAACGTAATTGGCTTGGCAAACAGCGGGTCGAACCTGCTCGGGTACAGCAGGGACAATCTCGTCGCATCGGTCAACGTCCTCGAACCGACCACCAACCTGCTACGCAAGTACCAGCCGGAGTACACCTGCCTGCTGCAGGGCACCAAGTGGTATCTCGACAACGGCGGCTATGCCGCGTGGGGCGGTGCCGATCACCGGACGCTGCAGCTTGATGTCGCGCTCTTGTTGGGCAACGATCCCTATGTCTATCCGGACAACCTGCCGATCGTCGCGGCGAAGGGCGGTCCCGGTGGAAAGCCGGGCTGCGGATCTCTTCCGGATGCCACAAAGAACTTTCCGGTACGCGAACTCGTCACCAACACCGGTTGGGGAACCGGGCTCGACATCCGGCCCAATCCTGGCATTGGGCATCCATGCTGGGTGGATTACTTCCCGGTGACCCGCGCCACGCCCAAACCGCCTTCGGTTCGGGCCTGTATCCCCGGGCCGGCAATCGGACCCGACCCTGGGGGTCCGCCCTACGGCGCGGCACTGTACGGGGCCGGCGGGGTGCCGTTGTGGCCGGGGGTGCCTCCCGCCCTACCCGGCCCACCGCCGCCGCAAACGGGCCCGCCCCAACCGAATTCGGGTCCGCCGTCACCGTGATCCACCCCTGAC is from Mycobacterium conspicuum and encodes:
- a CDS encoding nuclear transport factor 2 family protein; its protein translation is MTALGNVSRNIEATKTIYAAVPAGDLDTAVAHLDPEVRITYYGTETIPYAGDYRGIEEAMTFFGRVGQTIEILEMEPWKFIAQGDDLATWGRQRFRRLATGHEWESEFAHIITLREGRWLHFRDFMNSALTLQAFS
- a CDS encoding ferredoxin codes for the protein MKVAAHRTICMAAGMCVMTADAFFDQDDDGIVLLASDEVPTDPDTDLERRVRNAVKLCPSGALRLVSE
- a CDS encoding MlaE family ABC transporter permease, which translates into the protein MLIAIDGAANPALRPVRAMGDFFAMTLDTFVAMFRPPFAWREYLFQCWFVARVSTLPGVLMTIPWAVISGFLFNVLLTDIGAADFSGTGCAIFTVDQSAPIVTVLVVAGAGATAMCADLGARTIREELDALRVMGINPLQALAVPRVLAATTVSLALSSVVTATGLIGAFFCSVFLMHVSAGAWVTGLTTLTHTIDVIISMIKATLFGLMAGLIACYKGMSVGGGPAGVGRAVNETVVFAFIVLFVINIIVTAVGMPLMVS
- a CDS encoding ABC transporter permease; this encodes MAVTNPIVGEWNQIGSQMRFYITTLAGIPDAVMHYRSELMRVIAQMGLGVGTLAVIGGTVVIVGFLAMTTGAIVAVQGYNQFASVGVEALTGFASAFFNTREIQPGTVMVALAATVGAGATAQLGAMRINEEIDALEVIGIRSVSYLASTRVLAGVVVAVPLFCVGLMTAYLAARVGTTAVYGQGTGVYDHYFNTFLRPSDVLWSSFEVIVVALMIMLLCTYYGYTARGGPAGVGEAVGRAVRASMVVASIAIVIMTLAIYGQSPNFHLAS
- a CDS encoding MCE family protein, coding for MSRGPGTHRLHDGWWALLLFVLIGVVVLVTSASFSGTFRSYVPVTLTSDRSGLVMDTGAKVMMRGVQVGRVSRIADDTSGASLELDIDPDQIRYIPANVEARISATTAFGAKFVDLVIPPNPSRARLSAGAALHSKNVSTEINTVFENVVDILNMVDPLKLNAVLTAVADAVRGQGQRMGEATTDLNQVLTALNARSETIHQDWRSLKRFNDTYSAAAQDILKILNAASTTGATVVNHSAKLDTLLLNVIGLANSGSNLLGYSRDNLVASVNVLEPTTNLLRKYQPEYTCLLQGTKWYLDNGGYAAWGGADHRTLQLDVALLLGNDPYVYPDNLPIVAAKGGPGGKPGCGSLPDATKNFPVRELVTNTGWGTGLDIRPNPGIGHPCWVDYFPVTRATPKPPSVRACIPGPAIGPDPGGPPYGAALYGAGGVPLWPGVPPALPGPPPPQTGPPQPNSGPPSP